From a single Micromonospora pallida genomic region:
- a CDS encoding glyoxalase, producing the protein MTDPEVRPNETTVPLLPCVSPDETLAFYQALGFRVTYRQTRPYVYLAFAWSGFELHFGSAPPHVDPSQENAGGCLVMVDAVAPYHAAFSAAMRGAYGKVLARGVPRITRYRPGASRFTLVDPSGNSIIFIQRDEEETLEYGGSKQLQGIPRALDNARIFREFKNDDRAAVRTLTSALRRHGDTAPPVERALALAALAELAVALEEPDQADKWIAQLRTVELTDADRQRVENEVANVARLREWLTT; encoded by the coding sequence GTGACCGATCCCGAGGTACGTCCGAACGAGACCACCGTGCCACTGCTGCCCTGCGTCTCTCCCGACGAGACACTCGCCTTCTACCAGGCGCTCGGCTTCCGGGTGACCTACCGACAGACCCGCCCCTACGTCTACCTCGCCTTCGCCTGGAGCGGCTTCGAGCTGCACTTCGGGTCCGCGCCCCCGCACGTGGACCCGAGCCAGGAGAACGCCGGTGGGTGTCTGGTGATGGTGGACGCCGTCGCGCCGTACCACGCGGCGTTCAGCGCGGCGATGCGCGGCGCGTACGGCAAGGTGCTGGCCAGGGGGGTACCCCGGATCACCCGCTACCGGCCCGGGGCGAGCCGGTTCACGCTCGTCGACCCGTCGGGCAACTCGATTATCTTCATCCAGCGCGACGAGGAGGAGACGCTGGAGTACGGCGGGTCGAAGCAGTTGCAGGGCATCCCCCGGGCCCTCGACAACGCCCGCATCTTCCGCGAGTTCAAGAACGACGACCGGGCGGCGGTACGCACGCTCACCTCGGCACTGCGCCGGCACGGCGACACGGCCCCGCCGGTCGAACGTGCCCTGGCCCTGGCGGCGCTGGCCGAGCTGGCAGTCGCCCTCGAGGAGCCTGACCAGGCCGACAAGTGGATCGCCCAGCTCCGGACGGTCGAGCTGACCGACGCCGACCGACAGCGCGTGGAGAACGAGGTCGCCAACGTCGCACGACTACGTGAGTGGCTGACGACGTAG